Within Candidatus Bathyarchaeota archaeon, the genomic segment GCAACTGCAAGTTTTACTGCACTAAGCATTTTGAGCCAAAAGAAAAACCAGATTTACCCCACACTCGAAAAGAACTGCACCCAACTGGCAAAGGCTTTGTCAGATTTAGCCCAAAACTACAAAGTACCCGCGCAAGTCTACAACATTGCCTCACTATACCAAATATTCTTCACTAATACGCCAATCACAGATTATGGCTGCGCTAAACAGTCCAACATTAACATGTTTAATGCGTACTTCCACGAACTCCTAAAACAAGGAGTCTTCATTCCACCAGCACAGTTTGAAACCTGCTTCCTCTCAACCGCACACACCGAAGAAGACCTGAAATTTACAATTAATGCTTTTGACAATGCACTAAAAGCTGCAAAAGGAGCAAATTAGGATGATTTTGACTGTTGGGACACGAGGAAGCAAACTGGCAGTAACCCAAACCGAACGAGTTCGTGCACAACTCAAAGTTTTGCATCCGCACTTAGAGTTTAAACTAAAAATTATCAAAACCACAGGAGACAAAGAACACGGCAAACCCCTCTTCACCATTGACTGCAAAGGTCTTTTCGAAAAAGAAATCGACCAGCAAGTCGTCTCAGGCGAAGTGGACTTTGCAGTACACAGCCTAAAAGACGTGCCCATCGTAGAGCAGCAAGCAGGAACCATAATCGCCGCAATCCCCAAACGAGACTCACAATGCGACGTTTTCATCTCAAAAAACAATACCCCCCTCAAAGACTTACCCGCAAGAGCAGTCGTTGGAACAGGCAGCCTACGCAGATTGGCAGAGCTCAAGTTTATTCGCCCAGACCTTGAAGTGGAACCCATCCGTGGAAACATTGACACACGCATCGGCAAAGTCCGCAAAGGCGAACTGGCAGGTGTAGTGATTGCTGAGGCAGGGCTAGAGCGGATGAATTTGAAATCAGAAATTGCCGAGCGCTTACCCTTAGACCAGTTTCCATCAGCGGCGGGTCAAGGTGCATTAGCGATTGCTGCTAAAGAAGGCAACAAAGACGTAATTGCGCTTCTTGAGGGCGCTAACGATAAGGCATCCCGAGCAGAGATTACGGCTGAGCGCAGTTTAGTATTGGCGCTGGAAGGTGGCTGCCGCGTGCCTATCGGCGCAGTTGGAAAAGTCACGGGTGATGAGTTATCCTTGTTTGGCTGCGTTTACTCACTTAAGACCCGAAACAGGATTACCGCATCTGCTAAAGGTAGCTTAAGACAAGCTGAAGAACTCGGCAGACGTGTTGGCACGGATTTGATTGCTCAAGGAGCTAAAGAGTTTGAAAAAGAATGGAGAGAAACCTATGGCACATGGTAAAGTGTATCTTGTAGGCGCAGGACCAGGCGACCCCCAATTACTTACAATCAAGGCAGTTAAAGCAATAAAAGATGCAGACGTGCTCATCTACGACAGGCTAGTTGGACCTGAAATCCTTCTTTTAGCGCCCGAAAAAGCAGAGATGCTCTACGTCGGTAAACGCACAGGCAAACACGAAGTTCCCCAAGACAAAATAACTGAACTAATCGTCGAAAAAGCCCAAGCAGGCGGCAACATTGTACGCCTTAAAGGTGGTGACCCATTCATTTTTGGCAGAGGCGGAGAAGAAGCCGAAGCCTTAGCGGAAGCGGGTATCGAGTTTGAGATTGTGCCAGGCGTCAGCTCATCAGTGGCGGCGCCAATGTATGCTGGAATCCCCTTGACGCATCGGGATTATGCGGCTTCTGTTGCCATCATAACTGGGCATCGTGCAGGTGATGCTGAAAAACCTGTGGACTGGGTGAAAATCTCCAATGCGGTGGATACGATGGTGGTTTTGATGGGCGTAGAATCGCTCGATGGCATCGTTGGTAAACTCTTAGACGGGGGAGTCAACCCTGAAAAGCCCGTTGCTATTGTTCAGTCAGGAACGTACCCTGAGCAGCGTACACTAATCAGCACCTTAGGCACCATTATAAAAGAAGCACAAGAGCACGACATCAAGCCGCCATCAGTCATTGTTATCGGTGAAGTAGCCAATTTAGGGAGGAAACTGGCATGGTTCAAAAAACCCCTAACCTAAACGGAAAAACCATCGCAATCACCCGTCCAGCAGGGCAAATCCAAGAAGCCCAAGAGCAAATCACCGCGTTAGGCGGCAAACCCTACTTTATCCCAGCCATAGAAATCAAAGGTCTAACCGACTTTTCCCAAATAAAACAATTCATCACCGAACTCAAAGCGGGCAGCGTTGATTGGGTTGTTTTCATGAGCACCAACGGCATCAAACATCTCCTCGAAGCCGCAAAAACCCTCAAACAAACCACGGATTTGATGACTGGGTTGGCAACATCGTTTGTGGTTGCAGTTGGTCCCAAAACGGCAGAGGCTTGCCTTGATTTTGGTGTGCATGTGGATATGGTTCCTGCTAAATACAGTAGTGAAGGCTTAATCGAAACCATAAAAGACATGGACTTGCGAGGCAAAAAAATCCGAATCCCAAGAACCACTAGTGCAACCCCCATCCTTAAAGACAAACTCAAAGAAATGGGGGCAGATGTGCAGGAAATTTATGTTTACGAGTCAGGCTTACCCGTGGACGAGGAGCTTAAGGCGCGTTTTTATGAAGATTTATCCACAGGGCGAATTGATGCGGTAGTGTTTGGTAGCG encodes:
- the hemC gene encoding hydroxymethylbilane synthase → MILTVGTRGSKLAVTQTERVRAQLKVLHPHLEFKLKIIKTTGDKEHGKPLFTIDCKGLFEKEIDQQVVSGEVDFAVHSLKDVPIVEQQAGTIIAAIPKRDSQCDVFISKNNTPLKDLPARAVVGTGSLRRLAELKFIRPDLEVEPIRGNIDTRIGKVRKGELAGVVIAEAGLERMNLKSEIAERLPLDQFPSAAGQGALAIAAKEGNKDVIALLEGANDKASRAEITAERSLVLALEGGCRVPIGAVGKVTGDELSLFGCVYSLKTRNRITASAKGSLRQAEELGRRVGTDLIAQGAKEFEKEWRETYGTW
- the cobA gene encoding uroporphyrinogen-III C-methyltransferase, coding for MAHGKVYLVGAGPGDPQLLTIKAVKAIKDADVLIYDRLVGPEILLLAPEKAEMLYVGKRTGKHEVPQDKITELIVEKAQAGGNIVRLKGGDPFIFGRGGEEAEALAEAGIEFEIVPGVSSSVAAPMYAGIPLTHRDYAASVAIITGHRAGDAEKPVDWVKISNAVDTMVVLMGVESLDGIVGKLLDGGVNPEKPVAIVQSGTYPEQRTLISTLGTIIKEAQEHDIKPPSVIVIGEVANLGRKLAWFKKPLT
- a CDS encoding uroporphyrinogen-III synthase, translated to MVQKTPNLNGKTIAITRPAGQIQEAQEQITALGGKPYFIPAIEIKGLTDFSQIKQFITELKAGSVDWVVFMSTNGIKHLLEAAKTLKQTTDLMTGLATSFVVAVGPKTAEACLDFGVHVDMVPAKYSSEGLIETIKDMDLRGKKIRIPRTTSATPILKDKLKEMGADVQEIYVYESGLPVDEELKARFYEDLSTGRIDAVVFGSGLSVKNIFKMLTEKATPQQVKALLNGKVTTVAIGPTTAEALKELGVKVDVMPQNYLFERALSDLVRFWG